cattaatttttttttaataaactaacTTAACTGGTGCAGAATGACCCACTTCACttacaacaacatttgcattttatttggtTGCTGGTGAGGTTGAACATTTTTCTGTATTGAAGGCTGTCATTTCACAGACTCTGAACCTTCTAGTCAGAAGGGATTTAGAGATTATCTGTTTCCTTTTGTGTGCTTTGTTTTCATGTTCTTGCCTGTTTATCTGTTGCCAGGCACTTCTTACCAGCTCTCCACTGTGTTTTTCTCTTGGCCTCCTGCTTGGTTTGAGGAAACAGAAAGATCAGTTTGCCAGCCCTCAGCATAAGCGGCATTTTTTATGATCCATCAGTTTGCAATTTAATGGTGGTGGAGTTTCCCCTCCGTAAGCTGACTTTGGGCGAGGTGCCATTGGGTTGCTTTGAGACTCATGGGCAATTACTCTTAAGCAGTCCTCGCCCTGCTTTCAGCCTACAACAACCTTCACTGTATATTACTCTGTGTGTAGTGGAGAAGTGGGCAGCCGTTGGGGAGCAGGCTGGCTCTTCAGTCTGGAAATTAGATGAGGTGGGAGGAGTATGAAAAGATGGAAAGCCGAGCTTTTAGGAATCATGAAGTCCAAAAACTTAAGTTCAGATGCTCAGAAGAACATGTCTTCAGTTTAAGAGCTCTGCCAACATGTACCAGGGTTTGGTTCATTGCTGGCCTTGGAGGTATTTGGCCTATTTAACTCagttaaaatatacatgtacctGAATCTTGTACCTACTAAGATACAATTTCTTACTATAAACAGAGCTTTATTCTGACACTGGTTAGGAACGGTGTTTGTGGTTACATCTTGGTCATTGAGTTTAGGGTGTGTGGGGATTCCATTTTGGTGCAGCGAGGCATTCCTTTGAAAGCCCCATACGTGGAATGTGTACCCTGTGGTCAGTTTTGGTGCGGAGAGTTCAGCAAGGAGCTGTATCAAGGTGTTCAGCCAGAGTCTTCTCCTGCTTCCCTGTTATGCTGAGAAGACTTGATGCTGGAAGCTGTTAGGAAACTGCCCAGAAGCTTCACATAAGATGTGATTTTAAACATAAAGGCTTGGTTTGCCAAATGATGGTAAATGCTTTGGAGGATCTTGAAGGGCCTAGAGTTTGTTTATTGGTGTTACGGGAGAAAGGCAGCTTCTACATGGATTTGAGGTAGGCCTTGAAGGATTGGGATAAGAGCAAAGCACTTTGTAATAGTGCAGCTGTAGTTTACATACTAGCTTACTTGATTCTGCTGAAACACTGAAGTAGGTTGTTGATAAGAGACCTGGGGCTCAGTGGTTGAAGTGACTTAACTCAGGACACCTAATACTAGTGTGCTGAGATGCAAACCCAAGTTTTTGGATTATGAGGGCCAACCGTATTACCATAAGCAAGTTGGTGAGAAGGGAGTTGACCTTGACAGGGagaataaaagctggttctggaCAGATACTTTGGACTCCTGCTTCCTGCTGCCTCAGTGGGTGGTGGCTGTTCCTGAAGTAAGGCCTGATGCTGGGGCCTTAACCAAGCTGGTTAAGTTTCTGGGCACAAAGTTTCCACACAAATCTGGTTTAGGGCTAGCTCTTGAATGCTGACTTAGTTTTGTTGCCTTACGTGGTGTCAGAAGTACAGGCACAGGGTAAGTTTACTTATAAACGTTATGACTGTTAGCAGGTACCAAATACGTCTTCAGCTTTGGGCAGGAAAATGATTTCCAGGTGGGAAATACAGTTAGCCTgcagtttattgtttttttttttttttccactggagTTGTCTAGTCTTTGGAAGAGGTAGCAAGAAGGCAGTCTGAAAAGGTTACAGAACTTTCTTAACACCTGCTTAAGCAGGGTCAACTATCCAGTTTAACCTGCTTGTAAACTCTGTGGTCAGGAATAGAAGCACGGGTGGAAAACACTACTACTCGTTAATTTGTGCTAAATTAAAGTTCTTATCAGAATACCCCTGTGTTGAAGCAAGAGATAATACTAAAGAATCACTGTCAGTTTTTATGCTGCCATCCAGACTATTTTAAGggctggggtggtggtgatgtcTTAGACCTCCCAAAGCACTGTCAGGGAAATAAGTTGCATCCTCATGCTGCCAGGAGTAGATACTCTATAGCTGGCTCGGAGAATTTTAAGGTAAATCAGAGgggagatttgaatccaggcctcCTTGATCAAAGTTAAACTCACGTGTCAGAGGATAGTTTTCAGATTAGGGTTTATAGACCTGGCAGAAGGAGGAGACAGCTGGGATAAGATCCTTCTCTGTTGTTCTTATTTCCGTTTCTTCTCCAGACCATTTATTTAGAATTCCCAGGACAAATGGTATGGCTTTTGATGTTTCTTCATCAGTTTGAGCTTTGATCTTTAACCCTGGTCCTCCTGTTTCAGTCTTAGCTACTCTAACTCAATTTATATGGTCTGTGCTTTAATCTgtacttttattttgttcttaataTTAAAGGTTTAATGTTAAAGGTTTACAAGTTGATTTCATTCAGACCAGGTCTTAACTGTTCCCTGACAGTCAAGTTCACTTCTACCTTGAAGCCACTCTATGTAATaacatatataattattaattaaagaGGAGATCATCTTTCcttcttacagttttatttttgtgtacagattTGCTTAACCATCACTGAATTTCTAGGTCAGGTTCAGGTAACTGAAGAGCCTTTATAAGTAGTTTATATTGTCTAGACCCAAGGTATGCTGCAAACCCAGTCTGGAGCAAAATGGGAAATAACATCTTTCTAAAGACAGGCTTAGAAATCCTAATCCAGTAATTTAAGATGTTTCCTTTCTCGGGTAGCAGGGCTGAGTTATACCTGGCTGCTAGGCCACCATTCACAGGGATAGCCAAGAAAACAGGGTACAGGCCACCAAAAACAAGACCAACCAGTCCACCTCGTGTTATGGTACAGGTTTCACAATGTAAATCACCTGTATTCAAAGGTAAACTTACAAAACCTTTGTAAGATACGTGTGCCGTCAAAAATGGGATCACTGCCATTGGTAAGCCAGCAGCTACACGAGCCTGTGTCACATGTAGGATGCGTCGAAAGAGACTATTTGCTATTAGGCCACAGAGAGCAGCATTAAGTCCAATATATGTTGATCCATTTTCAAGCAGATTCCTTTCTGCTTCTGGAAGTTGGTTAATTTTTCTGGTTATGATTTCAATTAAGTTCTTGACAGTACCATCTGGTTTGTGATTTTCCATCTTGAGCCTTTTACTGCACCCCTTTACCCGGAATGCCGGTACCTTACGCTCTCCTCCCAGCGGTCGCTGCCTCCTCCGGTCTCCATCAGCCACGCGAGTGCTCACTCCAACCTTCGCTCAAGTCGCCCGGGCGCAGCCATTTTGGCTGACACGTGACCTCTTTCCTTCTTAAACTAAAGTAAATTCCGGGTAGGTCAAGTAATTAAGTGCAGAAAGTACAGCCATAGCAGCActagaagaaaattaagaatggCTTCTGTAATTTGGGGGTGTTCTAATCCTGACCCAAAGGCCAGGAACATAGGAAGACTATTTTTTAGTTTGACCACGTAAAAACAAAGTTATGCACAGCAAAAAATCCATCATAAGCAAAGTTGAAAGACAGGTAACAAGGTGGAAAAACTGGAAAAGTCAGTATTTGTCATATGGAAAGAACTACTACAAAAAGACAATGATGAATAAAtaccaaaggaaagaaagagaaaggaaaaataaagtggaCCAgtcaatatatgaaaagatgtttaacttcAGGAAGAATCCaagtaatgcaaataaaaatgaggtcatttaaaaatctgttagatagataaagatttttaaaaggtcaaCAAAACCCAGTATTGACACTGGGTGGGGGAGCAAGCACCCTCATAGACTGGTGATGATATAAATTGGTAAGCTTTTCTGCTGGGCAGTTTATCAGCATGCATTACAGTTTAAAATATGCATACACTTtgacctagcaatttcacttctagagaTTCCTTTTAGAGATCCAGGGAGACAGTTAGTTGACATACAGTGTGTACTTGTGGAAAATTAGGTGAAACATAAATATCCCCTGATATTGGGAGTGTTGAGACACCCGTCTGCTTGTATAGTGGGATATGTTGATGATGTCCTTATTCATATCTGTTTTTATTGAGTGGGAGGGTGTCCATGACACATTTGAGTGGAAATAACAAATTACAGAAAAGCAGTATACGTATTGGGACCCCTTGGTATCAAAGTGTCTCCCTCCACTCTGGGCTTGTGCACACGCAGATAATGAGAGCCTGGGGTGCTGCTTCCCAGGATCACCAGAATGTTACTGTGGTAATCTCTGGATGATGGACTTAGGGTTATTTTAACTTTCTTGTATATTTCTATATAGTATACATCTGTGTGTATGTGCTCAAAGTGAGcagatgtcatttttaaaattggaaaacatGAAGGGAATTTTGGAGATGGGAAAAGTACAGAATGCTGTTGGAATGTATGGCAGGTAGGAAGTGGGGAGCAGGGACCTCAAGAGTCCACAGAGAGCATCCCTACTCCTTTACATCTACCCAGATACATAGTGTAGAACCCTGTTGCAAAGGCAAGGGTAGCCCGCCCATGCTTTCATGACCTTGAGTTAGCTTGACTGGGTGGCTGTGATCAAATGAACTGGGTAGGGCTGACCCAGTTCTGTGTTTGCACCTAGTACAGCTGCACCCTTTTTGCACATACGTATCTGTTTGCCCGGCTTGTTCAGGCAAGGTCAtgggtttgttctctataccagTCATTTCCCCTTCCAGTACATTTCTTCCAAGGCACTGTCTGTAACCCTATCTCATTGGTGGTCAGGGAGAATTGAGTTGGGTTGGCCTAAGTCCAATCCCATAAAACCAAAGGCTTGTTGCTCAGTTAACTGGAATCATCTCAGAGGACAAAAGGCAGCTCTTTTTTATGTACTTGATTATACAATTCCTGAGGTTTCTACTTTGTCTCACTTattccattctctctttctcaagGGCATGGGCTTTGCGCTTCATAATTTTCTTCTCCTCGTAATGCTTTTCATTGCCTAATTCAGTAATAGAGGCGGCATTAGTAAGCATTGacagaaaatgatgaaataaataagGCCAATGTGGGACTCTtcggatgactttttttttttttttttaaagcagaactgGTTCTTCAGAGTTAGAGGAAAGCAGGGCTCCTTTGCATTACTGGAGGGTgttggaggtggggtgggcatgTGGATCCTACCCTAGCCTGGGAGCAGAGCACACTTCATTCCCTTCTTTGCCAGTTTGTCCCTCTTGCAGAGGGAGTGCTGTGCATTTGGAGCCGAGCAGGGACTTTTCTTACTTTCTCTAGAACAGCCTGTGCCGCAGACACTCaggacacattttctttttctttttttttaaattaattaattaattaatttatttttatggctgtgttgggtcttcatttctgtgcgagggctttctctagttgcggcaagtgggggccactcttcatcgcggtgtgcgggcctctcactatcgcggcctctcttgttgcggagcacaggctccagacgcgcaggctcagtagttgtggctcacgggcctagttgctccgcggcatgtgggatcttcccagaccagggctcgaacccgtgtcccctgcattggcaggcagattctcaaccactgcgccaccagggaagccccaggacacATTTTCTTAAACTCAGTGGAACCGTGGGCCCTGTCAGTGAGGTCCTGGCATTTGATGCTGAATTGTGGTAAAACTTTACAGATAGCCAGAATACCTTGACTTGACTGTCACTCTGGACTTGAGTTCTGTTTCAGCAGTGTTTTCTAGGCTTGTTTGAAATTTTAAGACTTAGTGAAGGCTTACTAACATTAACGTCCTGTTTCAGTTGTGCAGGAATTGAGACAGGTGAGAAGGAGGTCTTCTTCCGCTCTCTCGCTCTAGACCTTATCTTGAGAGCTAGACTGCTTTGGCGGTACTTCTGCTCCCCAGGGTTCTGGCTCCAGTTTGAATGCACTTGCTATATAAATGTGCCCTGATATGCCGTAATTGAATAAGTGTACGGAGAGGTTTGCAATCCCACCAGGTTAAATGATTACGTACCCTTAAACCACGTAGATTTTCCAACTCAATTAAACTACCCATTATCTCTTAAGTGACCAATAAAGCGTGCGATTATGCCTTACTTTGCAAGTGGGATTAATATCTGCTGTTTATCTCAAGATAAATATTGCTAACATAGCCTGGGAAAGCAATTTTATGCCCTCAAGAGTGAGGCACTGGAGGACTCAGATGTTGGGTATGAAGTTTTATCTTTCTGAACTGATTATGAAATATACTAAACATTTATATCGCTTTGTCTTTATAGACTGAAATCGCCAAGAGATTGAATACGATTTGTGCACAAGTCATCCCATTTCTGTCTCAGGAAGTAAGTAAAACTGTTCAGCTGTTAAAGTGCAATTATGTTGCTTCTCTGTTTGCAAATTAACTAGTTTTAAGATGTTAATTTTATCACGAGGAACAAGTGTGAAGAACATCTGTTACAGCTGAAGTGTGTAAACCCCCTGCTGTTCCATCTAACAGATCTGAGGGGACACTGTAGAAGTGGTGACAATAGCTCAaccttaaattaatttttttttgtggaaAACTGCAAAACGACTATCAAGCATAAAGCTTTTCTTTCCTCAGAGGAGTAGTATAAATAAGCTTGATAGCTACTGATGATTCACGTGTCCTTTCTCTAGAGAGCTTTTCttttactgcattttaaaaatggttccaTCAGGGTTGACTTGACCACAGGAGCAGGTATTTCATTTGTCCTTGTACATCAGGGCAGGTTGACTTAATGCTGTCCATGGAGGGAGTGGATGCCAATACTATTAAGGATAAGACCATTCATGTTACCTGTTCATGTTACTTTAGCTTATggagttatatacatatataagccATTTTATTAAGTTACAAAGTAATAGAAGTTCACCCTTAATATTTGAGAGGGAAAAGCTCTTTATGTGAGTAATCTATGACTCAAAACCAGTAATGTTTTAGTTTTCCCTTTACTTTTGGATACAAgctaataaatgcaaaactgtttTAAGTGTGTATAGGATGCTTATATCTTGAGACAGTGAAAAACTTATGGGCCTTGGAGCTGGAATACTGAGTGTTTGTTCTCACTGGCATCTACTTTTCCATGCTGGGTAGCACCATCTCTGCTGTTATTATGGCAGCCTTTTCCAGCATAGCATATACTCGATGTTACAGTTTAGATTTGTTGGccgccttcttctttttttttttttttttaatttatttttggctgcgttgggtcttccttgctgcgctcgggctttctctagttgcggcgagcgggggctactctttgttgcggagcgcgggcttctcattgcagtggcttctcttgttgcggagcatgggctctaggcgtgcgggcttcagtagttgtggctcgtgggcttagttgcacgtggcttgtgggatcttcccggaccagggctcgaacccgagtcccctgcattggtaggtggattttttttttttttaattttatttatttatttttggctgtgttgggtcttcgtttctgtttgagggctttctctagttgtggcgagcgggggccactcttcatcgcagtgcgcgggcctctcactgtcgcggcctttcttgttgcggagcacaagctccagacgcgcaggctcagtagttgtggctcacgggcctagttgctccgcggcatgtgggatcttcccagaccagggctcgaacccgtgtcccctgcattggcaggcagattctcaaccactgcgccaccagggaagcccggtaggTGGAttttagccactgcgccaccagggaggtcccctgtTGGCCTTTTGAAGCCTGTTGTTCATTAGATTTTAGTAATCCTGGTCTCTGCTACAGTTTCCTTTCTCCCAAAGAGACCTgtggctttgtttttatttgtgagtggagctgggaggtgcGCAGGCTGTTTCCAGCCTGTGATCTCAGAgtgtgtggggggcggggagcggggTCTTTCCTTTCCCCTGTGGAGGGTGAAACATCTAGGGGCTAAAGGAGGAGAGGAATTCCCAGAGTTTCCAAAACCAACTGGTGGGTTGAGATTTGTTGACCAGAGAAGTGATTACaggtttaatatttaaattttaagtatCAAAAGGGGTGTTTTTAAATGGCTGTAAACTTTTCCTGCTCAAACTTATCATAGCAAACCCCCTTTGAGAACCAGGGTGATCTTCCAGATCCCATACTGTTTATTTTCTAAGGCCTCACGTTACCATTTTTGATGTCCTCCTTTGACTTTCTACCATTCCGAGCCCCAGATTCCCATCAGAAGTTAAGTGGTAACTGGTGTTGGTTAGAAATGAGGGATGCACCACTCTcagttttcctttgctgcttgtCTGTGTGTTCTGTGGAACAATGTGTGCTCGAGCAAGTTCACATTTAAAGACATATTACACTTCAGTCTGCACCACATGTGGCATTTGTCTTATTGTTGGAAGGTACAGTGAAGGTCTTGGCTGCCTTGCTAACACTTTTCCCTTCTCCTTGTTTTCAAAGCATCAACAGCAGGTGGCCCAGGCTGTCGAACGTGCCAAACAGGTGACCATGGCAGAGCTGAATGCCATCATCGGGGTACGTGGCCTACCAGGTCTACCTCCTACAGTGTGTATAACcagctttcatttcttcttaatttgttggcttaatatctatctatctatatataatgTTGTGTCTCTTAATCTTAACCCATTTGATAAgccggggggcagggggtggcagTGTCAGGTATGCTGAGGTGTGTAGGGGAAGAAAGATTAGCATAAGGGAGATGATAGAAACATTTTTAGgaggggaagaaaaaataaatcttcttttcaatggaaaaataaatgtagtTTATCCTGCTCCCTTAGGTTAAAGCTTTGGCAAGGGTTTTAAATACGTACTTTCCTTACTTCTGTTGTATAAACTTTAGATCCCAGTGAGGTCAAGACGTAGctcggcattatttcatttcgtTGTCTTTTGCTTGTTTGCATTTTGCTTTCCCAGGGTATTAGAACCTATGCATAACTGTTTTGCTTTTCTTGTGCCTCTTTCATGAATTTTTAAGTGGCACCCCAATGAAAAGAAAGCCCTCTTGCTGCTGAAGAAGTGATGATTGTCTGCCCTAGTGCCCTCTAGCCTTTCACCAGGTTTCTGCTCTCCTGGGTTGACTTCAGTTAGTGCTCCTTGCTGGCAACTGGTTGTCAATCACAAGTCGTTTGCTCTGCATTCATGAGCCTGGTGAACTGTTGGGTCCATCCCCTGCATGAGTTCATCCCCCCGCCCCCTCACTGCAGGATCCAGGACGGTTCTCATGTTTTCTGCCCTTCCAGACTAAGCCAAAGAAGTAGCTGAAATAAGGGACCgtcctttctgattttattcatATGTGAGTGCCTTGAGCGGATTCAAATCACTCATTTATCAATTTATGTTAATTGCTTGTGAGAAGATGCCCTGCTGGTCTTTATAGTTCCCTCAGACACTTTGTAATGATAATTAGACATGCTGCTGTACGGATTAAGAGTGCCATAGTGCAGTGACGGCCACAGACAATGGAACCAGTTAATCCATCAGGGTTTAAAATTACATCCCAACTGGAGATGGAGAAAAAACATAAGAGCCAAGGAGGATTAAAGAATGAGCCTCAGCTTGAAAACTCTCCTTTCATCAGTTTCTCAATTGCAGATCTGCAGTCGGGTTGCCTGTGGTAAGCTATTGGCAGTCAATTAGGTGAAATAAACTGGGAGGGTgaccttcatttccttttaataGCTTTTTCCTCCCTGAAATGGGGAGCTTCAGTGGATTTTCAGCTTAAATTTTATTCAAGCTGCTTTATTACACTTGACAGCTTAGCTCTGCATAAAcaattcttccctcctcctcttccccacagGTCTGGGCTCTGCATCTCTCCCCCTTAGTGTCACATGTTTGACTGTTACTTAGTGGGCTCTCTAATCACATTCAACAAAAAACACAATTACATCTGCATTTGTCTGCTGCCTTCTGTACCCTTTTCTTGTGTAATGAATTGCTTTATTTCAGAGATCAAATCAAATATTCACTGGTACTTTTGCATGTACCGTGTTTGATTAACAAAGACTAATAGCAAATTGTACTTGTAGCTCGAGCACAGAATTTTTTAGCCCAGATGAATGAGGATGGAAAAGCCTGTTTtgattaaaggaaaacatatgcaAAGCAGTTCTCAAGTACCCAGTTACACTTTGTGGaacatgtttgttttctgatagGCTCTAAATTTTTACGTATCATCTCTCAGTGGTAAAACTTTGTACTCTTACATTCTCAAAGGCACTGCCCAATCCTATCCATTAGAAAGGAGGAAATTGTGTTAACCAGATGTTTATAGGTAATACTCATTTTGAGttgaatcagaaaataaaaatagcaggTTGTTTTAGAAGGGCAGATGAATCGCTAATTTTATGAATGGCTTTAGTCCAGGAAACATGTTGTTGAGATTATAAAGGCAGATTAGCTCCGATAGCTAGCAACAATAACCCAGATCAGTGAATTGGGCCCAGCACAAGACTTAATGCCAGTTGCAGGTCTTCAGCATACTGGCATGTGCGGCTTTTATAATTGTAATTTTTGGATCAGTATATTAATTTATGTCAGCAGGCTCTTTTAAAGTTTGTAGTGATCAATAATTATCCCGCACCATAAGTTTCATGCTGTGGCGTATGCTTGATTTTTGCTTGAAAGGAATTGTGCGCGTCCTGGAAAATCGAAGTAGCATAAAATTGGGTTGACAATTCAGCAGACCTTTGCACCCCTTCATTGAACATGCAGTGTGTCAGCCTGTCTCCCCAGAGGGGAGGAGGCTCTGGGAGGCTGTCTGTTCCTACAAGCAGCAGCTGCGCGCAGGGTAAATGCAGCCCGGTCTGATAGCAGCTGTCAGTATTGTTCAGGGACCGACTTAGGGTAAAGAACACTGGGAGAGGCCATGCTCTTCGTCTGCATCGACTTTCAAGctaagaaaagaaatagtaatttAACGGTTTAGACATCTATTACAAGTGTGAAAGATCATGAAAGAGTaccctttaaaatgcaaatgagcTGAAACATTCTCATTCCCTTTAAGGTACAATCAAGGAGCTTACTGCTTGCTTGACAGGGCTACAGATATTTCTCTTTAGCAAACCTGGAAAAAGTTAAATCTTCTCAAGGACACCAGGCTTCTAGGTAAGCTCAGCTGTGTCCTGGGACTGTGGCTGCTCTTTTAGGAGGACGAGAGAGGTTatagttttttccatttttgtagagTGAATTAACGGTGCCCATTTCTCACCAGCATAGAAA
The window above is part of the Eubalaena glacialis isolate mEubGla1 chromosome 9, mEubGla1.1.hap2.+ XY, whole genome shotgun sequence genome. Proteins encoded here:
- the LOC133098380 gene encoding transmembrane protein 126A; its protein translation is METGGGSDRWEESVRLKMENHKPDGTVKNLIEIITRKINQLPEAERNLLENGSTYIGLNAALCGLIANSLFRRILHVTQARVAAGLPMAVIPFLTAHVSYKGFVSLPLNTGDLHCETCTITRGGLVGLVFGGLYPVFLAIPVNGGLAARYNSALLPEKGNILNYWIRISKPVFRKMLFPILLQTGFAAYLGSRQYKLLIKALQLPEPDLEIQ